Proteins encoded by one window of Ulvibacter sp. MAR_2010_11:
- a CDS encoding DUF5606 domain-containing protein, which yields MSLEKILSIAGKPGLYQLKTQTRGGFLAESLVDGKKISVSTRHNVSLLSEIAIYTLTEEVPLREVFSKIAEKEEGGEAISHKSAADQLEEYFLKILPDYDEDRVYPSDIKKVVQWYNLLHKSGITDFSEAEETEESKEETAKIKELKKNPTSKAALPKGDMSKASSSKKGGSSKNTSARKT from the coding sequence ATGAGTTTAGAAAAAATATTATCTATTGCCGGAAAGCCGGGATTGTACCAATTAAAGACACAAACCCGTGGTGGTTTTTTAGCAGAATCCTTAGTGGATGGTAAGAAAATTAGTGTGAGTACGCGTCACAACGTGAGTTTGCTTTCTGAAATTGCTATCTATACCCTTACCGAAGAAGTTCCTTTGCGTGAGGTATTCAGTAAAATTGCTGAAAAAGAAGAAGGAGGCGAGGCTATAAGTCATAAATCTGCGGCAGATCAACTGGAAGAATATTTTTTGAAAATTCTGCCCGATTACGACGAAGATCGTGTGTATCCAAGTGATATTAAGAAAGTAGTGCAGTGGTACAACTTGTTGCATAAAAGCGGAATTACAGATTTTTCTGAAGCCGAAGAAACCGAAGAGTCTAAAGAGGAGACTGCAAAAATAAAAGAGTTAAAAAAGAATCCTACTTCAAAAGCAGCGCTGCCAAAAGGAGATATGTCTAAGGCATCCTCTTCCAAAAAAGGTGGGTCTTCCAAGAACACTTCAGCAAGAAAGACGTAA
- the mazG gene encoding nucleoside triphosphate pyrophosphohydrolase encodes MNSREDQLKAFDRLLTIMDELRERCPWDKKQTMETLRHLTIEETYELGDAILENDLQEVKKELGDLLLHIVFYAKIGSETKDFDMADVANDICEKLISRHPHIYGDVIVADEEEVKQNWENLKLKEGKKSVLEGVPASLPALVKANRIQDKVAGVGFDWEEPQQVFEKLKEELQELQHEVNEGNKATIEAEFGDVLFSMINYARFLKVDPENALERTNKKFIKRFQYLEGKAKEMGKSMKDMTLAEMDVYWEEAKSL; translated from the coding sequence ATGAATTCCAGAGAAGACCAATTAAAAGCTTTCGACCGACTCCTAACCATAATGGACGAGTTACGGGAACGTTGTCCGTGGGATAAAAAGCAGACCATGGAAACACTTAGGCATCTCACCATTGAGGAAACCTACGAACTGGGGGATGCTATTCTTGAAAATGATTTGCAGGAAGTGAAGAAAGAACTGGGTGATCTCTTGTTGCATATTGTTTTTTACGCCAAAATAGGAAGTGAAACTAAGGATTTCGATATGGCAGACGTTGCAAACGATATTTGCGAAAAACTAATTTCCCGTCATCCGCATATTTACGGTGATGTTATCGTCGCAGATGAAGAGGAGGTAAAACAGAACTGGGAAAATTTAAAGCTGAAGGAAGGTAAAAAGAGTGTGCTTGAAGGTGTGCCTGCTTCCCTGCCTGCGCTCGTAAAAGCGAATAGAATTCAGGATAAGGTAGCAGGAGTAGGATTCGATTGGGAAGAACCACAGCAGGTTTTTGAAAAGCTGAAAGAAGAACTTCAAGAATTACAACACGAAGTAAACGAAGGTAATAAAGCTACAATTGAAGCCGAATTTGGAGATGTCTTATTTTCAATGATTAATTATGCACGCTTTTTAAAAGTAGATCCCGAAAATGCGTTGGAACGTACCAATAAAAAATTTATCAAACGATTTCAATATCTGGAAGGCAAGGCGAAAGAGATGGGAAAATCTATGAAAGACATGACGCTGGCCGAGATGGATGTGTATTGGGAGGAAGCGAAGAGCTTATAG
- a CDS encoding class I SAM-dependent methyltransferase, producing the protein MVPCILCHSLQTKLLLYRQEVAYYLCNSCGSVYKDPAGFLDREAEKERYLLHENDVNDHDYQYFVNPIVEEVVKHFPEKSTGLDFGAGTGPVIAKLLSEKGYTISLYDPFFHPNTSVLHKTYDFIVCCEVIEHFHNPEKEFELLHKMLEPEGKLFCMTELLPKEKSFATWYYKDDPTHVLFYSEENLKWIQEHFGFKKVEIEGRLVVFSK; encoded by the coding sequence ATGGTACCCTGTATACTGTGCCATAGTCTTCAAACAAAACTACTACTGTATCGGCAGGAAGTTGCATATTATTTATGTAACTCCTGTGGTTCGGTGTATAAGGACCCTGCCGGATTTTTAGACAGGGAAGCTGAAAAAGAACGCTATTTATTGCACGAAAACGATGTAAACGATCATGACTATCAGTATTTTGTAAATCCAATAGTAGAAGAGGTTGTAAAACACTTCCCCGAAAAGAGTACAGGTTTAGATTTTGGCGCGGGAACGGGACCTGTAATTGCCAAATTACTTTCAGAAAAAGGATATACTATTTCTCTTTACGACCCCTTTTTTCATCCAAATACTTCGGTATTACACAAAACGTATGATTTTATTGTATGCTGTGAAGTAATCGAGCATTTTCACAATCCGGAAAAAGAATTTGAATTGCTGCATAAAATGCTGGAACCGGAGGGAAAGCTTTTTTGTATGACCGAATTACTTCCGAAGGAAAAGTCGTTCGCAACATGGTATTATAAAGACGATCCCACACATGTTCTATTTTATTCGGAAGAAAATTTAAAATGGATACAGGAGCATTTCGGCTTTAAGAAAGTTGAAATTGAAGGTAGATTGGTTGTTTTTTCGAAATAG
- a CDS encoding DUF349 domain-containing protein, giving the protein MSDKKEPKEKEIPNNESQVDETAKVASKNEETTAAAESDVSEKEETNEATESGDAEVVKTSEAEETEGSELDATVEATESDAIASEEKEDTTPTEVSEEVENTTVEAEATTPKVGKEAETEEEHEEEEEVSSSDDDEDDEKDDEDKDYHALTKKELISEFEKLLKNKPAHEIKNEVEEIKTEFNAKFTEELEQKKEEFLAEGGNIIDFHYTTPLKKEFNSIYFDYKEKRNNYYKNLKKDLQANLNRRQELIEELKGLLNAEENINTTYKHFKDIQERWHLAGPIPRDKYNIVWNTYHHHVENFYDFLHLNREFRDLDFKHNLEQKLKLIGRAEELAQEEDVNKAFRELQMLHKMWKEEIGPVAKEYREEVWDKFSASTKVIHDKRHELLKDMEQQFETNYEKKKELIAQINQVTAETKASHQAWQNAIKKIQELRDTYFGLGKVPRAKNKEIWGLFKDATRTFNHEKNSFYKNQKKDQYQNLEKKLELIKIAEENKDSDDFDVVTPLMKKIQNDWKQIGHVPRKDSDKIWKQFKGACNHYFNQLHAQKNEANKEELENYEAKSKLLETVESLELSGEHKADLKTIKGQIAAWKELGRVPYNKRNIERKFNKVLDGLFGKLNLDKKETELIKFENKLNSMVSQEDERKLQNEHFFISKKIGETKDEIRQLENNLGFFQDAKSDNPLVKEVHKNIANHKEQLEVWKAKLSKIKSLQ; this is encoded by the coding sequence ATGTCCGACAAAAAAGAGCCTAAAGAAAAAGAAATCCCCAACAACGAATCGCAGGTAGATGAAACTGCAAAAGTGGCTTCCAAAAATGAAGAAACTACTGCAGCTGCAGAGAGCGATGTTTCCGAAAAAGAAGAAACCAATGAAGCTACTGAAAGTGGTGATGCGGAAGTAGTAAAAACTAGTGAGGCTGAGGAAACTGAGGGGTCGGAATTAGATGCGACTGTTGAAGCAACTGAAAGTGATGCTATTGCTTCAGAAGAAAAAGAAGACACCACCCCCACCGAAGTTTCAGAAGAAGTGGAAAATACTACAGTGGAAGCAGAAGCTACCACTCCTAAAGTCGGAAAAGAAGCAGAGACCGAAGAAGAACACGAAGAGGAAGAGGAAGTTTCATCCTCCGATGACGATGAAGATGATGAGAAGGACGATGAAGATAAGGACTACCACGCACTTACTAAAAAGGAATTAATTTCAGAATTTGAAAAATTACTGAAAAACAAACCTGCGCACGAGATTAAGAATGAGGTGGAAGAGATTAAAACCGAATTCAATGCAAAATTTACGGAGGAGCTGGAACAGAAAAAAGAAGAATTCTTAGCAGAAGGCGGCAATATAATCGACTTTCATTACACCACACCCTTAAAAAAAGAATTCAATTCGATCTACTTCGATTACAAGGAAAAGCGTAATAATTATTATAAAAATTTAAAGAAAGATCTTCAGGCCAACCTTAACAGAAGACAGGAATTAATAGAAGAATTAAAAGGTTTACTCAACGCCGAAGAAAACATAAATACCACTTACAAACACTTTAAGGATATTCAGGAACGATGGCATTTAGCCGGACCTATTCCACGGGATAAATACAATATTGTCTGGAATACCTATCACCATCATGTTGAGAACTTTTACGACTTCCTGCATCTTAACCGGGAGTTCAGGGATCTGGATTTCAAACACAATTTGGAGCAAAAATTGAAACTCATTGGTAGAGCTGAAGAGTTGGCACAGGAAGAGGATGTGAATAAAGCCTTCCGGGAGTTGCAAATGCTTCATAAAATGTGGAAGGAAGAAATTGGTCCTGTTGCAAAAGAATACCGCGAAGAAGTATGGGATAAGTTTAGTGCCTCCACAAAAGTAATTCACGACAAACGTCACGAGCTCCTGAAAGATATGGAGCAACAGTTTGAAACCAATTATGAAAAGAAAAAAGAGCTGATCGCACAAATAAATCAGGTGACAGCCGAAACAAAGGCGAGTCATCAGGCATGGCAAAACGCCATTAAAAAAATACAGGAATTAAGAGATACCTACTTTGGGTTGGGAAAAGTACCGCGTGCCAAAAACAAGGAAATATGGGGGCTTTTTAAGGACGCTACAAGAACCTTCAACCACGAAAAAAATTCATTTTATAAAAATCAGAAAAAGGATCAATACCAGAATTTAGAGAAAAAACTGGAACTCATTAAAATAGCTGAAGAGAATAAAGACAGTGACGATTTTGACGTAGTTACGCCTTTAATGAAGAAAATTCAGAACGATTGGAAGCAAATAGGACACGTACCACGGAAGGATAGCGACAAAATCTGGAAGCAATTTAAAGGTGCCTGCAACCATTATTTCAATCAGTTGCACGCTCAAAAAAATGAAGCCAATAAAGAAGAGCTCGAAAATTATGAAGCTAAATCGAAATTGTTGGAAACTGTTGAGTCTTTAGAGCTTAGCGGAGAGCACAAAGCCGATTTAAAAACGATTAAGGGACAAATTGCGGCTTGGAAAGAATTAGGGCGCGTACCTTATAACAAGCGCAATATAGAACGCAAGTTCAACAAAGTTCTTGATGGTTTGTTTGGAAAGCTTAATTTGGATAAAAAAGAAACCGAGCTTATTAAATTTGAAAACAAACTCAATTCGATGGTTTCTCAGGAAGACGAAAGAAAACTTCAGAATGAGCATTTTTTTATCTCCAAAAAGATTGGCGAAACCAAAGACGAGATCCGACAGTTGGAAAACAATTTGGGCTTCTTTCAGGATGCGAAGAGTGATAATCCTTTGGTAAAGGAAGTGCATAAAAATATTGCAAATCACAAGGAGCAATTGGAAGTTTGGAAGGCAAAGCTTTCAAAAATTAAATCCCTTCAATAA
- a CDS encoding shikimate dehydrogenase — protein MAKYGLVGRNIGYSFSKTFFSVKFEKEKRQDTYHNFDIQSIEELPKIFEQNADLKGLNVTIPYKESVLPYMDRVDKEALKIGAVNTIKLHRDGRLVGYNTDHYGFAKALANLFPIHKKTALILGNGGAAKAIAYVLDTMDFDYKVVTRDKTDKTITYKDLTREVISSHFLIINCTPLGTFPNVHECPNIPYHYLTDKHLLFDLIYNPRETEFLKKGFAKGARVSNGIKMLEFQAKKAWKIWKS, from the coding sequence ATGGCTAAATACGGACTTGTAGGAAGAAATATAGGCTACTCTTTTTCCAAAACTTTTTTTTCAGTAAAATTTGAAAAAGAAAAAAGACAAGATACATACCATAATTTTGACATTCAAAGCATCGAAGAATTGCCAAAAATTTTTGAGCAAAATGCAGATTTAAAAGGCTTAAATGTAACCATCCCTTACAAAGAGTCTGTACTTCCCTATATGGATAGAGTTGACAAGGAGGCACTAAAAATAGGAGCGGTGAACACTATTAAATTGCATAGGGACGGCAGACTTGTTGGATACAACACAGACCATTACGGTTTTGCGAAAGCCCTTGCCAATTTGTTTCCTATTCATAAGAAAACAGCCTTAATATTAGGAAACGGCGGTGCCGCCAAAGCAATTGCCTACGTGTTGGATACCATGGATTTTGACTATAAAGTTGTTACAAGAGATAAGACCGATAAAACCATCACCTACAAAGACCTCACAAGGGAGGTTATTTCATCTCACTTCCTAATTATTAACTGCACGCCCTTAGGCACCTTCCCCAACGTACACGAATGTCCGAACATTCCATATCACTATCTTACAGACAAACACCTCCTTTTCGATTTAATTTATAACCCCAGAGAAACCGAGTTTTTAAAAAAAGGCTTTGCAAAGGGAGCCAGGGTAAGCAATGGCATCAAGATGCTGGAGTTTCAAGCGAAAAAAGCATGGAAAATCTGGAAATCATAA
- a CDS encoding DUF368 domain-containing protein, which translates to MYQERSFADKVWLVLKGLAMGAANKVPGVSGGVVAFVAGFYEEFIYSLQKINRKAFALLINGRFKSFIQYINGRFLGLLILGMVISYFSVSKVLDYLIDHYELYVWSAFFGMIMGSIYFIAKDFGEWNRKYVLYLLCGIIAGVGISFLEPAKENSNLLFVFFCGIIGVSGMTLPGLSGSFILILFGNYVLLLVDSVNALFDTMADIFQFDFSFIDNTERVELLKVLAVFSLGSLAGLVSLSHLLGYVLKRFKKATYAVIIGFIAGSLGVVWPWKLKRLETDSLGNVKIDANGREIITGYDRYLPSEFSTETYLAIFFIILGILIVLSLDWYHKTQTPQHG; encoded by the coding sequence ATGTACCAAGAACGTTCCTTTGCAGATAAAGTGTGGTTGGTCCTAAAAGGACTTGCCATGGGAGCGGCAAATAAAGTACCCGGAGTTTCCGGAGGTGTCGTTGCATTTGTTGCGGGATTTTACGAAGAATTTATTTATTCACTTCAGAAAATAAACCGCAAGGCATTTGCTCTTCTTATAAACGGCCGATTTAAAAGTTTTATCCAATATATCAACGGACGATTTCTGGGGCTTCTCATTCTTGGGATGGTGATAAGTTATTTTAGTGTCTCTAAAGTCCTGGATTACCTAATTGATCATTATGAACTCTATGTTTGGAGCGCATTTTTTGGAATGATAATGGGGTCTATTTATTTCATCGCCAAGGATTTTGGCGAGTGGAACCGAAAATACGTTTTGTATTTGCTTTGCGGAATTATTGCAGGTGTTGGTATTAGTTTTTTGGAACCCGCCAAGGAGAATAGCAACCTGCTTTTCGTTTTTTTCTGCGGAATCATTGGAGTTTCCGGAATGACACTTCCCGGACTATCAGGGTCTTTTATATTAATTCTGTTTGGGAATTATGTACTGCTACTGGTGGATTCGGTGAATGCATTATTCGATACCATGGCCGATATATTTCAATTCGATTTTAGCTTTATCGACAATACAGAGCGGGTCGAACTGCTTAAGGTGCTTGCCGTATTTTCGTTAGGTTCACTTGCCGGTCTGGTTTCCCTATCACATTTGTTGGGCTATGTGCTAAAACGGTTCAAAAAAGCAACCTATGCAGTAATTATTGGCTTTATTGCCGGTTCATTGGGCGTGGTGTGGCCCTGGAAGCTGAAAAGATTAGAGACCGACAGCCTTGGCAATGTTAAAATTGATGCCAATGGGAGAGAAATAATTACCGGCTATGACCGCTATTTACCTTCAGAATTCTCAACCGAAACTTATTTGGCTATTTTTTTTATAATTTTAGGCATTCTCATTGTGTTAAGTTTAGACTGGTATCACAAAACACAAACACCACAGCATGGCTAA
- a CDS encoding DUF368 domain-containing protein codes for MPSRNFSQYLIITLKGLAMGAADAVPGVSGGTIAFISGIYEELVTTISNVNLSLFTTLRKQGFNAFWKQVNGNFLVALLTGILISFVSFMRLAKYLIENHPILIWAFFFGLIIASIYYVGKQIAYWNLKVFIALVLGTLGAYFITTLPSLGSNENALYLFFAGAIAICAMILPGISGSFILVILGAYKTLSDAIVDLDIKRLLIFVAGAVIGLLSFSRVLKWLFNNYKNTTLALLTGFIVGSLNKVWPWKETLTVFSKEESQILDFGTVSDIGTLSIMQKNNQDFETYKTAYEKSVSPFHYSEINNAIDPQIAYALLFAVIGFLTIFMLERIAVTKTPS; via the coding sequence ATGCCATCACGTAATTTCTCCCAATATCTTATTATTACATTAAAAGGCTTGGCAATGGGTGCCGCAGATGCGGTTCCCGGAGTATCCGGAGGAACTATTGCTTTTATTTCGGGAATTTACGAAGAGCTGGTCACCACTATTAGTAATGTAAATTTAAGTCTGTTCACCACTTTGCGCAAGCAAGGGTTCAATGCCTTTTGGAAACAAGTCAATGGCAACTTTTTAGTTGCCTTGCTAACGGGGATTCTTATAAGTTTTGTTTCGTTTATGCGATTGGCAAAATATCTTATAGAAAACCATCCCATCCTAATCTGGGCTTTCTTTTTCGGATTAATTATAGCGAGTATTTATTATGTGGGAAAGCAAATAGCCTATTGGAATCTTAAAGTTTTCATTGCGCTTGTATTGGGAACGCTGGGAGCATATTTTATTACTACGCTTCCGTCTTTAGGGTCCAATGAAAATGCACTCTATCTTTTCTTTGCCGGCGCCATTGCAATTTGCGCCATGATTCTTCCCGGAATATCGGGATCGTTTATTCTTGTGATATTGGGAGCCTATAAAACACTAAGCGATGCCATAGTCGATTTAGACATTAAGCGTTTGCTAATTTTTGTGGCAGGAGCAGTAATAGGTTTGCTAAGCTTTAGCAGAGTATTAAAATGGCTTTTTAATAATTATAAAAACACCACCTTGGCATTGCTTACCGGTTTTATAGTGGGTTCTTTAAATAAGGTATGGCCATGGAAAGAGACGCTTACTGTTTTTTCAAAAGAAGAGAGCCAAATATTGGATTTTGGTACGGTTTCGGATATCGGCACACTTTCTATCATGCAAAAAAACAATCAGGATTTTGAAACGTATAAAACAGCTTACGAAAAAAGTGTGAGTCCGTTTCATTATTCAGAAATTAATAACGCTATCGATCCCCAAATAGCCTATGCCCTACTCTTTGCCGTTATAGGCTTTTTAACTATTTTTATGTTAGAACGTATTGCCGTAACCAAAACGCCCAGCTAA
- a CDS encoding tetratricopeptide repeat protein encodes MQLSPNEHNNFSLTRFESMLKTNSILFFDSEEFEEIIHYYLENGKIALAKKATKLGLEQHPTSTNLKLFRVEMYIFENQLDTAEAILDELYVLEQSNEEIYIQKANIFSRRDKHKEAILLLEQALEITNDEADVLSLMGMEYLFMEDFENAKFYFMKCLEQDEEDYSALYNIIYCFDYLEQHEAAIDYLNDFLNKNPYCEVAWHQVGKQYYMLKEYKKALAAFDFAIISDDSFIGAYLEKGKVLERLKQYNEAIESYTITLGLDDPTSFALLRIGKCYEKLKDSEMALQFYTKCVEEDALLDKGWIAITDFYFKKKNYQKAFYYIDKAINIDSENVLYWKRYAKISNRLSLFEEAEHGFRRSIELGNYELDTWLSRTDILIRLGEYEAAVKNLLQAMEFYPENAEVEFRLSGLFYFLNEDNKGEFHLKNGLTHDPEFIIIIEELFPSVYEQKRVKEIIKIHQNPSL; translated from the coding sequence ATGCAATTGAGCCCTAACGAGCATAACAACTTCTCACTTACCCGATTTGAATCCATGCTAAAGACAAATAGTATACTCTTCTTCGACTCCGAAGAGTTCGAAGAGATTATTCACTATTATTTGGAAAATGGAAAGATTGCCCTTGCCAAAAAGGCAACCAAACTGGGACTTGAACAACATCCTACCTCAACGAATTTAAAATTGTTTCGGGTAGAGATGTACATTTTTGAGAATCAGCTGGACACTGCCGAAGCCATATTGGACGAATTGTATGTTTTAGAGCAGTCTAACGAAGAAATCTACATTCAGAAAGCAAATATCTTTTCCCGCCGTGACAAACACAAGGAGGCCATACTTTTATTAGAACAGGCTCTGGAAATCACCAATGACGAAGCCGATGTACTATCTCTTATGGGGATGGAGTATTTGTTTATGGAGGATTTCGAGAATGCCAAGTTCTATTTTATGAAGTGCCTGGAGCAGGACGAAGAAGATTACTCTGCTTTATATAATATTATTTACTGTTTCGATTATCTGGAACAACACGAGGCGGCAATCGATTATTTAAACGATTTCCTGAATAAAAATCCGTATTGCGAAGTTGCATGGCATCAGGTTGGAAAGCAGTATTATATGCTTAAGGAGTACAAAAAAGCACTGGCTGCCTTCGATTTTGCCATAATAAGTGATGATAGTTTTATAGGCGCCTACTTGGAAAAAGGAAAGGTGCTGGAACGCCTGAAGCAATACAACGAAGCTATTGAAAGCTATACCATTACGCTTGGTTTGGACGATCCAACTTCCTTTGCCTTGCTGCGTATTGGCAAATGCTACGAAAAGTTGAAAGACAGTGAAATGGCGCTTCAATTCTATACCAAATGTGTAGAAGAAGATGCCTTATTGGATAAAGGTTGGATTGCGATTACCGATTTCTATTTTAAGAAGAAGAACTACCAAAAAGCCTTTTATTACATAGACAAGGCAATTAATATTGACAGTGAAAATGTGTTGTATTGGAAGCGCTATGCCAAAATAAGCAATCGTTTGAGTCTCTTTGAAGAAGCCGAACACGGATTTAGAAGATCTATTGAGTTGGGCAACTACGAATTGGATACCTGGCTTTCCCGAACAGATATATTAATTCGTTTGGGCGAATACGAAGCGGCTGTAAAAAACTTGTTACAGGCAATGGAATTCTATCCCGAAAATGCCGAAGTAGAATTTAGGCTGTCAGGGCTGTTTTATTTTCTGAATGAAGACAATAAAGGAGAGTTTCATTTGAAAAACGGACTTACACACGACCCGGAATTTATAATCATTATCGAAGAGTTATTTCCTTCGGTTTACGAACAAAAAAGGGTGAAAGAAATAATAAAAATTCACCAAAATCCTTCACTTTAA
- a CDS encoding aspartate aminotransferase family protein translates to MKNDFFTYQAQTTPHPLAMEISHAKGSYIYDSEGKKHLDFVAGVSACTLGHCHPRVVEAVKKQLEAYLHVMVYGEYIQEPAVALSKLLAEKLPSPLETTYLVNSGTEAIEGALKLARRVTGRSEILYAIDAYHGNTMGSMSVMGNEERRKPFEPLLPHCHPVTFNNEADLEKITSKTAAIILETIQGGAGFILPTNDYLKKVKAKCESVGALLILDEIQPGFGRTGKLFGFEHYEVVPDILVMGKGMGGGLPIGAFTASKAHMDLLKDNPKLGHITTFGGNPVIASAALATLKELLETNLITETLQKEKVFRKLLQHPLISEVRGKGLMLAILLESAEIASEVILTCKERGLILFWLLFEPKAIRITPPLTISIAEIEEGCAILTEVLDSIQKKGK, encoded by the coding sequence GTGAAAAACGACTTTTTTACATATCAGGCACAAACCACACCCCATCCTTTAGCCATGGAAATCTCGCATGCAAAGGGCAGCTATATTTACGATTCCGAAGGCAAAAAGCATCTCGATTTTGTAGCCGGAGTATCGGCCTGTACGTTGGGGCATTGTCATCCCAGGGTTGTGGAGGCTGTTAAAAAGCAGTTGGAAGCCTATCTGCACGTTATGGTTTATGGAGAATACATTCAGGAACCTGCCGTTGCATTGTCAAAATTATTGGCTGAAAAACTGCCGTCTCCCTTAGAAACTACCTATTTGGTGAATAGCGGTACAGAAGCCATTGAAGGCGCTTTAAAACTAGCCCGAAGAGTGACCGGAAGATCAGAAATTTTATACGCCATTGATGCGTACCATGGAAATACCATGGGCTCCATGAGCGTAATGGGAAACGAAGAGCGTAGAAAACCATTTGAACCCTTGCTGCCTCATTGTCATCCTGTAACATTTAACAACGAAGCGGATCTTGAGAAAATTACCTCAAAAACCGCTGCCATTATTTTGGAGACCATACAGGGTGGCGCCGGTTTTATACTTCCCACGAACGATTATCTTAAGAAGGTAAAAGCAAAGTGTGAGTCCGTAGGAGCCTTACTTATTCTGGATGAAATTCAGCCGGGGTTTGGTCGTACCGGTAAATTATTTGGTTTTGAACACTACGAAGTGGTTCCCGATATTTTGGTGATGGGCAAAGGAATGGGTGGCGGACTCCCAATTGGGGCCTTTACCGCTTCAAAAGCGCATATGGATTTGCTGAAAGACAATCCGAAATTAGGTCATATCACCACCTTTGGTGGCAATCCCGTGATTGCTTCGGCCGCATTGGCTACACTGAAAGAGCTTTTAGAAACAAACCTAATAACTGAAACACTTCAGAAAGAAAAAGTCTTCAGAAAACTATTGCAACACCCACTAATTTCAGAAGTAAGAGGAAAAGGCTTGATGCTTGCCATACTGCTGGAATCTGCCGAAATCGCATCCGAAGTAATTCTCACCTGTAAGGAACGCGGTTTGATCCTCTTCTGGTTGTTGTTTGAACCCAAAGCCATTCGTATAACACCCCCGCTTACCATTAGCATTGCAGAAATTGAGGAAGGATGTGCCATATTGACGGAGGTACTTGACAGTATTCAAAAAAAGGGAAAATGA